One part of the Roseomonas gilardii genome encodes these proteins:
- a CDS encoding GNAT family N-acetyltransferase encodes MPYPMSHPAPPLRTETLRGAALRPWLPALSRLRVTVFRDWPYLYEGDPHREEDYLAAYAGRPDAAAVLAFANGERGEEVVGAATCQPMAETHDEVREAFSRAGLDPAGFCYFGESVLLAPWRGQGIGLRFFEGREAHARALGLTHAAFVGVRRNPADPRRPPGHMPLDEFWAKRGYRHHPEIVVRMDWPEVGGGGGEVPHELTAWLKDLA; translated from the coding sequence ATGCCCTACCCCATGTCCCACCCCGCCCCGCCCCTCCGCACGGAAACGCTGCGTGGCGCCGCGCTGCGCCCCTGGCTGCCGGCCCTGTCGCGGCTGCGCGTCACCGTGTTCCGCGACTGGCCCTATCTCTACGAGGGCGATCCGCACCGGGAGGAGGACTACCTCGCCGCCTATGCCGGCCGCCCCGATGCCGCCGCGGTCTTGGCCTTCGCCAACGGGGAGCGGGGCGAGGAGGTCGTCGGCGCCGCCACCTGCCAGCCCATGGCGGAAACCCATGACGAGGTGCGCGAGGCCTTCTCCCGGGCCGGGCTCGACCCAGCGGGTTTCTGCTATTTCGGCGAATCGGTCCTCCTCGCGCCCTGGCGCGGCCAGGGCATCGGCCTCCGCTTCTTCGAGGGCCGCGAGGCCCATGCCCGCGCCCTGGGCCTGACGCACGCCGCCTTCGTGGGCGTGCGGCGCAACCCGGCGGACCCGCGCCGCCCACCGGGCCATATGCCGCTGGACGAATTCTGGGCGAAGCGTGGCTACCGCCACCATCCGGAGATCGTGGTCCGCATGGACTGGCCGGAGGTGGGCGGCGGCGGAGGCGAGGTGCCGCACGAGCTCACCGCCTGGCTGAAGGATCTGGCATGA
- the secD gene encoding protein translocase subunit SecD: MLYFARWKVAAILGVIALGILLCLPNFLPRSALPSWAQRQISLGLDLRGGSYLLLEVDLNRVAHDRLEAIADGARTRLRQNNIGYTAITTDEPNRRVTVRLRDPAQADTAAAQLRDLANPVTASTGATSPDIEVASAPDGALTVAVTQAGLQARASGAVDQSVEIVRRRVDETGVAEALVARQGQDRVLVQLPGVDDPNRIKELLGRTAKMTFHLLDENANPQATVPPPGTMFLTGERDGQRYAVRRQVAVDGANLSDARASQDPQTREWVVSFTFDSVGSRRFADITRANVGRPFAIVLDDKVLTAPVIREPITGGRGQISGSFNAQSASDLAALLRAGALPAPLTVVEERTVGPELGADAIRAGLIALGTGTFLVLLYMGTAYGLFGWFANLALLVNLVLTGAALSLLGATLTLPGIAGIVLTLGTAVDANILINERIREEAHAGRAPASALESGFSKAYGTILDSNVTNLLAMAALYIFGSGPVKGFAVTVALGTFVHLFTATTLVRLMISVWFRSRRPRSLPV, from the coding sequence ATGCTGTACTTCGCGCGATGGAAGGTCGCCGCGATCCTCGGTGTCATCGCGCTCGGCATCCTGCTCTGCCTTCCCAACTTCCTCCCCCGCTCCGCCCTGCCCTCCTGGGCGCAGCGGCAGATCTCCCTCGGCCTCGACCTGCGCGGCGGCTCCTATCTCCTGCTGGAAGTGGACCTGAACCGCGTGGCGCATGACCGGCTGGAGGCCATCGCCGACGGCGCCCGCACCCGGCTGCGCCAGAACAACATCGGCTACACCGCCATCACGACGGACGAGCCGAACCGCCGCGTGACCGTGCGCCTGCGCGACCCGGCCCAGGCCGACACGGCGGCGGCCCAGCTCCGCGACCTGGCGAACCCGGTCACCGCCTCCACCGGCGCCACCAGTCCGGACATCGAGGTTGCCAGCGCCCCGGACGGCGCGCTCACCGTCGCCGTCACCCAGGCCGGGCTGCAGGCCCGCGCCAGCGGTGCGGTGGACCAGTCGGTCGAGATCGTCCGCCGCCGCGTGGACGAGACCGGCGTGGCCGAGGCCCTCGTCGCCCGCCAGGGCCAGGACCGCGTCCTGGTGCAGCTCCCCGGCGTGGACGATCCGAACCGGATCAAGGAACTGCTCGGCCGCACCGCCAAGATGACCTTCCACCTGCTGGACGAGAACGCGAACCCGCAGGCCACCGTGCCGCCGCCCGGCACCATGTTCCTGACCGGCGAGCGCGACGGCCAGCGCTACGCGGTCCGCCGGCAGGTCGCCGTGGACGGCGCCAACCTCTCCGACGCCCGCGCCTCGCAGGACCCGCAGACGCGCGAATGGGTGGTGAGCTTCACCTTCGATTCGGTCGGCTCCCGCCGCTTCGCCGACATCACCCGCGCCAATGTCGGCCGCCCCTTCGCCATCGTCCTCGATGACAAGGTGCTGACCGCCCCGGTGATCCGCGAACCCATCACCGGTGGCCGCGGCCAGATCAGCGGCTCCTTCAACGCCCAGTCGGCCAGCGACCTCGCCGCCCTGCTGCGCGCCGGCGCCCTGCCCGCGCCGCTGACGGTGGTGGAGGAACGCACCGTCGGCCCCGAGCTCGGCGCCGACGCCATCCGCGCCGGGCTGATCGCGCTGGGCACGGGCACCTTCCTCGTGCTGCTCTACATGGGCACGGCCTACGGGCTCTTCGGCTGGTTCGCCAACCTGGCCCTGCTGGTGAACCTCGTGCTGACCGGCGCCGCGCTGTCCCTGCTGGGGGCCACGCTGACCCTGCCCGGCATCGCCGGCATCGTGCTCACCCTGGGCACGGCGGTGGATGCCAACATCCTCATCAACGAGCGCATCCGCGAGGAGGCGCATGCCGGGCGCGCGCCAGCCTCCGCGCTGGAGAGCGGCTTCAGCAAGGCCTATGGCACCATCCTGGACAGCAACGTCACCAACCTGCTGGCCATGGCCGCGCTCTACATCTTCGGCTCCGGCCCGGTGAAGGGCTTCGCCGTGACCGTGGCGCTGGGCACCTTCGTGCACCTCTTCACCGCCACGACGCTGGTGCGGCTCATGATCAGCGTCTGGTTCCGCTCGCGCCGCCCGCGCAGCCTGCCGGTCTGA
- a CDS encoding DUF1345 domain-containing protein translates to MLIPSLRFATRSFSLRPGLSIGLLVGLCCWGALARFTPLRHSAALLLGWDAAMLVYLLMLLHGALTADPRLAKKRAEALDETRWGVLGGTVAAVLVSLIGVALDMAGAKGDSPWTSALAMATVLLSWVFVQVLFATHYMHEATLRGGIEFPGGEKQPDLLEFLYFSFTVGMTAQVSDVTTSSPGMRRLVLLHGILSFIFNAAVIAGTVNIAAGLAG, encoded by the coding sequence ATGCTGATCCCGTCGCTGCGCTTCGCCACGCGGAGCTTCAGCCTGCGCCCCGGCCTCTCCATCGGCCTGCTCGTCGGCCTGTGCTGCTGGGGCGCGCTGGCCCGCTTCACGCCGCTGCGCCATTCCGCCGCCCTGCTGCTCGGCTGGGACGCGGCGATGCTGGTCTATCTCCTGATGCTGCTCCACGGCGCCCTGACCGCCGATCCGCGGCTGGCCAAGAAGCGCGCCGAGGCCCTCGACGAAACGCGATGGGGCGTGCTGGGCGGCACGGTGGCGGCGGTGCTGGTCTCCCTGATCGGGGTGGCGCTCGACATGGCGGGGGCCAAGGGAGACTCGCCCTGGACCTCGGCCCTGGCCATGGCCACGGTCCTGCTGTCCTGGGTCTTCGTGCAGGTGCTCTTCGCCACGCATTACATGCACGAGGCGACCCTGCGCGGCGGCATCGAGTTTCCGGGCGGGGAGAAGCAGCCCGACCTGCTGGAATTCCTCTACTTCTCCTTCACCGTGGGCATGACCGCCCAGGTCTCGGACGTCACCACCTCCTCTCCCGGGATGCGGCGGCTGGTGCTGTTGCATGGCATCCTGTCCTTCATCTTCAACGCCGCCGTCATCGCCGGCACGGTCAATATCGCGGCCGGGCTGGCCGGCTGA
- the secF gene encoding protein translocase subunit SecF has product MLRLLTHPLFRVVPDGTRIPFMRGRYMGILVSAILSLASVVLAFHPGLEKGIDFKGGILMEVRTPGPADLARTRSALDALGVGEAGVQEFGSPDSVLIRLPVQGDEAATQQVVNRVRGALDQVAPGSRILRTDAVGNRVSDELFRNGLYALGFSLLAMLIYIWIRFEWQFAVGAVTTLILDTTKAVGFLVVTQIEFNLTTVAAILTIIGFGVNDKVVVYDRVRENLRKFKTTPLREVIDLSINQTLNRTVGTSVTLLLSALPLALFGGDTLSGFAWTVIFGIVVATSSSIFIAAPLLLFLGEHRLRRGEARPAAPPATAAGKAAQKAAQKPEAQPQR; this is encoded by the coding sequence ATGCTTCGACTCTTGACCCACCCCCTCTTCCGCGTCGTCCCGGACGGCACGCGCATCCCCTTCATGCGCGGCCGCTACATGGGCATCCTGGTCTCGGCGATCCTGTCGCTGGCCTCGGTGGTGCTCGCCTTCCATCCCGGGCTGGAAAAGGGCATCGACTTCAAGGGCGGCATCCTGATGGAGGTCCGCACCCCCGGCCCCGCCGACCTGGCCCGCACCCGCTCCGCGCTCGACGCGCTGGGCGTGGGCGAGGCCGGCGTGCAGGAATTCGGCAGCCCCGACAGCGTGCTGATCCGCCTGCCCGTGCAGGGCGACGAGGCGGCGACGCAGCAGGTCGTCAACCGCGTGCGCGGCGCGCTCGACCAGGTCGCCCCCGGCAGCCGCATCCTGCGCACCGACGCCGTGGGCAACCGCGTCTCGGACGAGCTCTTCCGCAACGGCCTCTACGCCCTCGGCTTCTCGCTGCTGGCGATGCTGATCTACATCTGGATCCGCTTCGAGTGGCAGTTCGCCGTGGGCGCGGTGACGACGCTGATCCTCGACACCACCAAGGCGGTGGGCTTCCTGGTCGTCACGCAGATCGAGTTCAACCTGACCACCGTCGCGGCGATCCTGACGATCATCGGCTTCGGCGTGAACGACAAGGTCGTGGTCTATGATCGCGTCCGCGAGAACCTGCGCAAGTTCAAGACCACCCCGTTGCGGGAGGTCATCGACCTCTCGATCAACCAGACGCTGAACCGCACCGTGGGCACCTCGGTCACGCTGCTGCTTTCCGCCCTGCCGCTGGCCCTCTTCGGCGGCGACACCCTGTCCGGCTTCGCCTGGACGGTGATCTTCGGCATCGTGGTGGCGACCTCCTCCTCGATCTTCATCGCGGCACCCCTGCTGCTCTTCCTGGGCGAGCACCGGCTGCGCCGTGGCGAGGCGCGCCCCGCCGCACCCCCGGCAACCGCTGCCGGGAAAGCCGCGCAGAAGGCCGCGCAGAAGCCGGAGGCCCAGCCGCAGCGATGA
- the lpxB gene encoding lipid-A-disaccharide synthase — translation MTEAPLVYLVAGEASGDVLGARLIAALRAMRPDLRFAGVGGERMAEQGLESLFPMRELALMGLLEVLPNLRRLARRLDETVADIATRRPAVLVTIDAPSFALRVAARVRPTGVPVVHYVAPQVWAWKPWRVKKIARQVDRILALLPFEAPFFEKAGIPVSFVGHPVLESGADRGDAARFRARHGIGAEERVVLVMPGSRRTEVTRLLPIFGEALRRTEAHLPGLRPVVPLAGPVEEAVRAGTASWSPAPILVRDVAEKYDAFAAARESGGVGLIKSGTSSLEVSLAGVPMAVGYRVNPVTAEIVRRIIKVRFASIVNLLADAEVIPEYIQENCTPEKLSAELVRLLTEPAARARQEEGFARLLQQLRPGPGLLPSEAAARVVLAEIGARAPSSLPPPAESEPSLPAAGD, via the coding sequence ATGACGGAGGCGCCGCTGGTCTATCTGGTCGCCGGGGAAGCCTCCGGCGACGTGCTTGGCGCCCGGCTCATCGCCGCGCTGCGGGCGATGCGCCCCGATCTCCGCTTCGCCGGGGTGGGCGGGGAGCGCATGGCGGAACAGGGGCTCGAAAGCCTCTTCCCGATGCGCGAACTGGCGCTGATGGGGCTGCTGGAGGTGCTGCCGAACCTCCGCCGCCTCGCCCGCCGGCTGGACGAGACGGTGGCCGACATCGCCACGCGCCGCCCCGCCGTGCTGGTGACGATCGACGCCCCCAGCTTCGCCCTGCGCGTCGCGGCGCGGGTGCGCCCGACCGGCGTGCCGGTGGTGCATTACGTCGCCCCGCAGGTCTGGGCCTGGAAGCCCTGGCGCGTGAAGAAGATCGCCCGGCAGGTGGACCGCATCCTGGCGCTGCTGCCCTTCGAGGCGCCCTTCTTCGAGAAGGCCGGCATCCCCGTCAGCTTCGTCGGTCATCCCGTGCTGGAAAGCGGCGCCGACCGGGGCGACGCCGCCCGCTTCCGCGCGCGCCACGGGATCGGAGCGGAGGAACGTGTGGTGCTGGTCATGCCCGGCAGCCGCCGCACCGAGGTCACGCGCCTCCTGCCCATCTTCGGCGAGGCCCTGCGCCGCACCGAAGCGCACCTGCCCGGCCTGCGCCCGGTGGTGCCGCTGGCCGGGCCGGTGGAGGAGGCCGTCCGCGCCGGCACCGCCTCCTGGTCCCCCGCGCCCATCCTGGTGCGCGACGTGGCGGAGAAATACGACGCCTTCGCCGCCGCGCGTGAGAGCGGCGGGGTGGGGCTCATCAAGTCCGGCACCTCCTCGCTGGAGGTCTCGCTGGCGGGCGTGCCGATGGCCGTCGGCTACCGCGTGAACCCGGTCACGGCGGAAATCGTCCGCCGCATCATCAAGGTGCGCTTCGCCAGCATCGTGAACCTGCTGGCGGATGCCGAGGTGATCCCGGAATACATCCAGGAGAACTGCACGCCGGAGAAGCTGTCCGCCGAACTCGTCCGCCTCCTCACCGAACCCGCCGCCCGCGCGCGCCAGGAGGAAGGCTTCGCCCGCCTGCTGCAACAGCTCCGCCCCGGCCCCGGCCTCCTGCCCAGCGAGGCCGCCGCCCGGGTGGTGCTGGCGGAAATCGGGGCGCGGGCGCCATCATCGCTTCCGCCGCCTGCCGAATCGGAGCCCTCCCTCCCGGCCGCCGGCGACTGA
- a CDS encoding carbon-nitrogen hydrolase family protein, which translates to MTPPATSLRLALLQYPVERQRGVAEFAAKLDTWLARIAGQADLAVLPEYAAVELGAALSGNTGDGLAVDEAGELRAMTEAAPAILEAMRGAARRAGLWLLPGTLPVRDPDGLVRNRAPLIDPQGRVAFQDKCFMTRFEAERWIVSPGAAPRVFDTPWGRIGISVCYDVEFPAHVRAQVEAGAWLILAPSCTDTMHGFNRVRFSAAARALESQCYVAVTPNVGLAPWSAALDVNRGFAAVFGPVDRGFPEDGVLARGALDEPGWVLATLDPARIEAVRADGGVRNHRDWPTAPFPAPEAGRFA; encoded by the coding sequence ATGACCCCGCCCGCCACCTCTCTCCGCCTCGCGCTGCTGCAATATCCGGTGGAGCGCCAGCGCGGCGTGGCTGAATTCGCGGCGAAACTCGACACCTGGCTCGCCCGCATCGCCGGCCAGGCCGATCTCGCCGTCCTGCCCGAATACGCCGCCGTGGAACTCGGCGCCGCCCTTTCGGGCAACACCGGCGACGGCCTCGCCGTGGACGAGGCCGGCGAGCTGCGCGCCATGACCGAGGCCGCCCCCGCCATCCTGGAGGCGATGCGCGGCGCCGCGCGCCGCGCCGGGCTCTGGCTGCTTCCCGGCACGCTGCCGGTGCGCGATCCGGACGGGCTGGTACGCAACCGCGCCCCGCTGATCGACCCGCAAGGCCGCGTCGCCTTCCAGGACAAATGCTTCATGACCCGCTTCGAGGCGGAACGTTGGATCGTCTCCCCCGGTGCCGCGCCACGGGTCTTCGACACGCCCTGGGGCCGGATCGGCATCTCCGTCTGCTACGACGTGGAATTCCCCGCCCATGTCCGCGCCCAGGTCGAGGCCGGGGCCTGGCTGATCCTCGCCCCCTCCTGCACGGACACGATGCACGGCTTCAACCGCGTACGCTTCTCCGCCGCCGCCCGGGCGCTGGAAAGCCAGTGCTACGTCGCCGTCACCCCCAACGTGGGCCTCGCCCCCTGGTCGGCGGCGCTGGACGTGAACCGGGGCTTCGCCGCCGTCTTCGGCCCGGTGGATCGCGGCTTCCCGGAGGATGGCGTTCTCGCCCGCGGCGCGCTGGACGAGCCCGGCTGGGTCCTGGCCACCCTCGACCCGGCACGGATCGAGGCGGTGCGCGCCGATGGCGGGGTGCGCAACCACCGTGACTGGCCCACCGCCCCCTTCCCCGCCCCGGAAGCGGGCCGCTTCGCATGA
- a CDS encoding polyketide cyclase produces the protein MLEARTLSITVARDWRALYEALWQPESFPLWASGLSTSPLEPDGDAWKAQGPEGPIRIRFTGHNAFGVMDHRVELQDGRVVHVPMRVIANGEGAEVMLTLYRQPGMSEDAFRRDQDWVRRDLQHLRERFAG, from the coding sequence ATGCTGGAGGCCCGGACGCTCAGCATCACCGTCGCGCGGGACTGGCGGGCTCTCTACGAGGCGCTCTGGCAGCCGGAGAGCTTCCCGCTCTGGGCCTCGGGCCTCAGCACCAGTCCGCTCGAACCGGATGGCGACGCCTGGAAGGCCCAGGGCCCCGAGGGCCCCATCCGCATCCGCTTCACCGGCCACAACGCCTTCGGTGTCATGGACCATCGGGTGGAACTTCAGGACGGGCGGGTGGTGCATGTGCCGATGCGGGTCATCGCCAATGGCGAGGGTGCCGAGGTGATGCTCACCCTCTACCGCCAGCCCGGCATGTCGGAGGACGCCTTCCGGCGCGATCAGGACTGGGTGCGGCGCGACCTGCAGCACCTGCGCGAGCGGTTCGCCGGGTAG
- a CDS encoding Bcr/CflA family multidrug efflux MFS transporter, whose amino-acid sequence MSACSEAQNASATSRPQLRLVVVLSILMAFGSISTDMYLPAMPELSRIFAVPPSRIQLTLSSFLVGFSLGQLLWGPLGDRYGRRPMLLAGIACFLVGSAGCALSRSADAMILWRFVQAAGACAGPVLARAMVRDLYGRERSASMLSILMLVMGIAPLLGPLLGGQALAFWTWPAIFWLQLLFGLVAMAGVLRLRETLPPQYRASMRLRDAFFSYAELILNRRFLGYGLSGGFFYAGALAHVAGTPFAYIDYYGVRPQLYGFLFGLNIAGMMSANMLNSRLVMRFGYDRLFRVGTVIATVSGLILAFNGHGGFGGLWGLVVPIFFYVSMLGLVVANSMAGAMAAFPHKAGTASALTGATQFGLAALGSAAVGWLSDGTPWSMALVIGFCGVASLVTNLLMVRGPQSA is encoded by the coding sequence ATGTCCGCCTGCTCCGAAGCGCAGAACGCTTCCGCCACCAGCCGTCCGCAGCTCCGCCTCGTCGTGGTGCTGAGCATCCTGATGGCCTTCGGGTCCATCTCGACCGATATGTACCTGCCGGCGATGCCGGAGCTGAGCCGGATCTTCGCGGTGCCGCCGTCGCGTATCCAGCTCACCCTCTCCTCCTTCTTGGTCGGGTTCAGCCTGGGGCAGCTCCTCTGGGGGCCGCTGGGCGACCGCTACGGGCGCAGGCCGATGCTGCTGGCGGGGATCGCCTGCTTCCTGGTCGGCTCGGCGGGCTGCGCCCTGTCGCGCTCGGCGGATGCGATGATCCTGTGGCGCTTCGTGCAGGCCGCCGGCGCCTGCGCCGGGCCGGTGCTGGCGCGGGCCATGGTGCGCGACCTTTACGGGCGGGAACGCTCGGCCAGCATGCTGTCGATCCTGATGCTGGTGATGGGCATCGCGCCGCTGCTCGGGCCGCTGCTGGGCGGGCAGGCGCTGGCCTTCTGGACCTGGCCGGCGATCTTCTGGCTGCAACTGCTGTTCGGGCTGGTCGCCATGGCCGGGGTGCTGAGGCTGCGCGAGACCCTGCCGCCGCAGTACCGGGCCTCGATGCGGCTGCGCGACGCCTTCTTCAGCTATGCGGAGCTGATCCTGAACCGGCGTTTCCTGGGCTACGGGCTCTCGGGCGGGTTCTTCTATGCGGGCGCGCTGGCCCATGTGGCGGGCACGCCTTTCGCCTATATCGACTATTACGGCGTGCGGCCGCAGCTCTACGGCTTCCTCTTCGGCCTCAACATCGCCGGGATGATGAGCGCCAACATGCTGAACAGCCGGCTGGTGATGCGCTTCGGCTATGACCGGCTGTTCCGCGTCGGGACGGTGATCGCGACCGTGTCCGGGCTGATCCTGGCCTTCAACGGGCATGGCGGCTTCGGCGGCCTCTGGGGTCTGGTGGTGCCGATCTTCTTCTATGTCTCGATGCTGGGGCTGGTGGTGGCCAATTCCATGGCGGGCGCCATGGCGGCCTTCCCGCACAAGGCGGGGACCGCCTCGGCGCTGACCGGGGCGACGCAGTTCGGCCTGGCGGCGCTGGGCAGCGCGGCGGTGGGCTGGCTGTCCGACGGCACGCCCTGGTCCATGGCGCTGGTGATCGGCTTCTGCGGCGTGGCGTCGCTGGTGACGAACCTGCTGATGGTGCGGGGGCCGCAATCGGCCTGA
- a CDS encoding Gfo/Idh/MocA family protein encodes MRLKLGVLGAGHFGRFHVLKAAAGPRVQLVGLHDHDPARAAAVAAEAGVHALSAAEVIARADAVIVATPTAFHHELARQALEAGRHVLVEKPIAATLAEADDLIALAASTGLVLQVGHLERFSAGFATLMGGEGGVAARVGRPLYMEAVRIAPFRPRSLDVPVVLDLMVHDIDLAFALFGAPLVGVDAVGGPIASAQTDIANARLRFGNGGVATLTASRVSLKMERRLRLFGTEGYLQMDFLARTMHVVRKGEGAALEQLPGFGAAQESWQDRDSLEAEHAGFVAACLDGAPVRVDGAAGRAALDAALRVEEALAASRLAAGV; translated from the coding sequence ATGCGGCTGAAGCTGGGCGTGCTCGGGGCGGGGCATTTCGGGCGGTTCCATGTGCTGAAGGCCGCTGCCGGACCACGGGTGCAGCTGGTGGGGCTGCACGACCACGACCCGGCGCGCGCCGCCGCCGTGGCCGCGGAGGCGGGGGTGCATGCGCTCTCCGCCGCCGAGGTGATCGCGCGGGCGGATGCGGTGATCGTGGCGACGCCGACCGCCTTCCACCACGAGCTGGCGCGGCAGGCGCTGGAGGCTGGGCGGCATGTGCTGGTGGAAAAGCCCATCGCCGCGACGCTGGCCGAGGCGGACGATCTGATCGCCCTGGCGGCCTCAACGGGGTTGGTGCTGCAGGTCGGGCATCTGGAGCGCTTCTCGGCCGGCTTCGCCACGCTGATGGGGGGCGAGGGCGGGGTGGCGGCCCGGGTCGGGCGGCCGCTCTACATGGAGGCGGTGCGGATCGCGCCCTTCCGCCCGCGCTCGCTGGACGTGCCGGTGGTGCTGGACCTGATGGTGCACGACATCGACCTGGCCTTCGCCCTGTTCGGCGCGCCGCTGGTGGGCGTGGATGCGGTGGGCGGGCCGATCGCCTCGGCGCAGACGGACATCGCCAATGCCCGGCTGCGCTTCGGCAATGGCGGGGTGGCGACGCTGACGGCGAGCCGGGTGAGCCTGAAGATGGAACGTCGCCTGCGCCTCTTCGGCACGGAGGGCTATCTGCAGATGGATTTCCTGGCCCGCACCATGCACGTCGTGCGCAAGGGCGAGGGCGCGGCGCTGGAGCAGCTTCCGGGCTTCGGCGCGGCGCAGGAATCCTGGCAGGATCGCGATAGCCTGGAGGCGGAGCATGCCGGCTTCGTGGCCGCCTGCCTGGACGGCGCTCCGGTGCGGGTGGACGGCGCAGCCGGGCGGGCGGCGCTGGATGCCGCGCTGCGGGTGGAGGAGGCGCTGGCCGCCTCGCGCCTCGCCGCCGGGGTCTGA
- a CDS encoding tripartite tricarboxylate transporter substrate-binding protein, with protein sequence MALPPHPATGLATPLLTAAPRRRLLLGLAAGLAAGLATPFLARAHPAEPVTEVTLLTGGAEGGPTDLWLRAFAPFLERHLPHRAVSVSNRPEASRAQLLVTIASAPANGRSLGYAVTPDIFAQPGTGRASGLLKRLRLLGAVAEDPLVLVAPPETSLASLQREREPQTLALPPQGSTAALATPALQEHLPLAPLNFPSAAAARQATLSGNVSAALVRLSDAIAALQESRLAALGLALAERCALLPETPTLGERGIPLVASARRGFVLPAGTPDAVAAPLAAALAKVVADPEYVAQANASGILPGFLDEADWTRLVRQQLAALKL encoded by the coding sequence GTGGCTTTGCCGCCGCATCCGGCGACCGGGCTGGCAACGCCACTCCTGACGGCGGCACCGCGCAGGCGCCTGCTGCTGGGTCTGGCGGCGGGGCTGGCGGCGGGGCTGGCCACGCCTTTCCTGGCACGGGCCCATCCCGCCGAACCCGTGACGGAGGTCACGCTTCTGACCGGCGGGGCGGAGGGCGGGCCAACCGATCTCTGGCTCCGCGCCTTCGCGCCCTTCCTGGAACGCCACCTGCCGCACCGTGCCGTTTCGGTCTCGAACCGCCCGGAGGCCAGCCGGGCACAGCTTCTCGTCACGATCGCCTCCGCACCCGCGAATGGCCGCAGCCTCGGCTATGCGGTCACGCCCGACATCTTCGCGCAGCCGGGAACGGGCCGCGCCTCGGGCCTGCTCAAGCGCCTCCGCCTGCTGGGCGCGGTGGCGGAGGACCCTCTCGTCCTCGTCGCGCCGCCGGAAACGAGCCTCGCCAGCCTGCAACGGGAACGGGAACCGCAGACCCTGGCCTTGCCACCGCAAGGCTCCACCGCCGCCCTCGCCACCCCGGCCTTGCAGGAACACCTGCCGCTGGCACCGCTGAATTTCCCCTCCGCCGCCGCCGCCCGGCAGGCCACCCTTTCGGGCAATGTTTCCGCGGCGCTGGTTCGGCTCTCCGATGCCATCGCCGCACTCCAGGAAAGCCGACTCGCGGCGCTGGGGCTCGCCCTGGCGGAGCGGTGCGCCCTGCTGCCGGAAACCCCGACCCTGGGCGAGCGGGGCATTCCCCTGGTGGCTTCCGCCCGGCGTGGCTTCGTACTGCCTGCCGGCACGCCGGATGCCGTGGCCGCTCCACTGGCCGCGGCACTGGCCAAGGTCGTGGCGGATCCGGAATACGTGGCCCAGGCGAATGCCTCAGGCATCCTCCCTGGGTTCCTGGACGAGGCCGACTGGACGAGACTGGTGCGCCAGCAACTGGCCGCGCTGAAGCTATAG